A genomic segment from Streptosporangium roseum DSM 43021 encodes:
- a CDS encoding MerR family transcriptional regulator, translating into MEWTIGELAERASAALTPTAQLNGRVRDVPNERLIRWYATIGLLDPPSARRGRVAMYGRRHLLQLIAVKRRQADGRTIAEIQAELTGATDQVLESIARLPEPPAEKTAPRTARPRFWAEPPAAPAPASATPEAGPAAPKPAPPPAAPRPAPPGRAAPRPAASRPAAPRSPAPRPATPPPHEPPHPPPAAIVHGVRLATGVTLLLDGGGRAPAPDDLAEITAASEALLSVLRHHDLAPPEGKLP; encoded by the coding sequence ATGGAATGGACCATCGGTGAACTGGCGGAGCGGGCCTCCGCGGCGCTGACCCCCACCGCCCAGCTCAACGGGCGGGTGAGGGACGTGCCCAACGAGCGCCTCATCCGGTGGTACGCCACGATCGGCCTGCTGGACCCCCCGTCGGCCCGCCGCGGCCGCGTCGCCATGTACGGCAGGCGCCACCTGCTCCAGCTCATCGCCGTCAAGCGCCGCCAGGCCGACGGCCGGACCATCGCCGAGATCCAGGCCGAGCTGACCGGCGCCACCGACCAGGTCCTGGAGTCCATCGCCCGCCTCCCGGAGCCCCCTGCCGAGAAAACCGCCCCCAGGACCGCACGCCCGCGCTTCTGGGCCGAACCGCCCGCCGCGCCCGCCCCGGCCTCCGCCACACCGGAGGCCGGCCCCGCCGCCCCGAAGCCCGCCCCGCCGCCGGCCGCCCCACGGCCCGCCCCTCCCGGCCGGGCGGCGCCCCGACCGGCCGCCTCCCGACCGGCCGCACCGCGATCACCGGCCCCCCGGCCGGCCACCCCGCCGCCCCACGAGCCGCCCCACCCACCGCCCGCCGCGATCGTTCACGGCGTACGGCTGGCGACGGGCGTGACGCTGCTGCTCGACGGCGGCGGCCGCGCCCCCGCACCCGACGACCTCGCCGAGATCACCGCCGCCTCCGAGGCGCTCCTCTCGGTCCTGCGCCACCACGACCTCGCCCCTCCGGAAGGGAAGCTGCCATGA
- a CDS encoding KAP family P-loop NTPase fold protein: MSEGLASAKSILETAPRVGTRRALVFLDPPPDPLPGLPPVSALAAAPPDVRLASALRAEGFAVDSGRSRGAQADGERVWEFLRSAQERDLLVVRLPGDDGWTSGQLGSMIGAFGRQAGETLAAAVLLIMDFGWSALDGSAAPVRQLAVAGEPRVAAAALTLTLKLGETLSGRAPSLTGVLAEGLATRAADLDGDGMISVGDLHAYALRHYETASAPRTPILIAYGAVTGVALTRARDLSTPPHAAFARVLARLGDPAPPASGAEIVRRIYELHLSEPARELLRRASLLDEGESIDEVLGDAAELRHWGLLGETTMFVHPDVRAFGYSRLSAAERAQTSAVLRRLRAGRRAVQPRARLTADRWTTEDQLGHRVYAEAIAAFVRHPETRPPLTIGVKGPWGTGKTSLMRMIQDLLDPGAAGDRPAEIHLPGSRRDRALTNAEVLARSRQRPRESTGQAEPGALPVRRADWRPTVWFNPWMYQNGEQVWAGLAHEIIGQVTRRLPLAERERFWLELNLARIDREAVRRRAYHLAMTRLVPLALGLVATLVLTGAFLTASALLPAFGALLRNAAAGIGSAGSVAVVAAGAVRLARFFRESADTAFQGLVRQPDLLSPGVAEGLAAEAVTTPGYGSRTGFLHLVQTDMRQVLDLIATEERPLVVFVDDLDRCSPGTVAQVIEAINLFLAGEFPNCVFVLAMEPEVVAAHVEAAYPELVGTMPDDGRSGLGWRFLEKIVQLPLSVPLLDDADRLPGFVRALLGMPGIAGPREPVECCLPGGATPRRHGRPPRATGLRSGEASAQARESGPPPRGSVPEPRGAVPEPRGAEDEAVPGSRAPVDVPLAVPRSRPVEPPDPALVSRLEDAIWALRPTAADLDEAARQAQEILGIEALDAIGGLASATREAADRVFDDLYSDENAYRAIEFVLPVMTFFNPREIKRYVNVFRFYSFLVYRRTLAGAAPASDGEVAKLAALTIHWPHLLSPLVKEVDGVSVLQRLERAADDDRGWERTVREAGLAGPETPGVAHLDTLRDLLSCPHPIAGLARHLL, from the coding sequence TTGAGCGAAGGACTGGCGTCCGCGAAATCGATCCTCGAAACCGCCCCCCGGGTGGGCACCCGCAGGGCCCTGGTCTTCCTCGACCCGCCTCCGGACCCCCTGCCCGGACTGCCGCCGGTCTCGGCCCTCGCCGCCGCCCCGCCGGACGTGCGCCTGGCGAGCGCGCTGCGCGCCGAGGGCTTCGCCGTCGACTCCGGGCGCAGCCGGGGGGCGCAGGCCGACGGCGAGCGGGTGTGGGAGTTCCTGCGCTCGGCCCAGGAGCGCGACCTGCTGGTGGTCCGCCTGCCCGGCGACGACGGCTGGACCTCCGGGCAGCTCGGATCGATGATCGGCGCGTTCGGCCGGCAGGCCGGCGAGACGCTGGCGGCCGCCGTACTGCTAATCATGGATTTCGGCTGGAGCGCGCTGGACGGCTCCGCCGCGCCGGTCCGGCAGCTCGCCGTGGCGGGAGAGCCCCGGGTGGCCGCGGCCGCTCTCACCCTGACCCTGAAACTCGGCGAGACGCTCTCCGGCCGGGCGCCCAGCCTGACCGGCGTCCTCGCCGAGGGGCTGGCCACCCGGGCGGCCGACCTGGACGGCGACGGGATGATCAGCGTCGGCGACCTGCATGCCTACGCGCTGCGGCACTACGAGACCGCCTCCGCCCCGCGGACCCCCATCCTGATCGCCTACGGCGCCGTCACCGGCGTCGCCCTGACCCGGGCCCGGGACCTGTCCACCCCGCCCCACGCCGCCTTCGCGCGGGTCCTGGCCCGGCTCGGCGACCCCGCGCCCCCGGCCTCGGGCGCCGAGATCGTCCGGCGGATCTACGAGCTCCACCTGAGCGAGCCGGCCAGGGAGTTGCTGCGCAGGGCCTCCCTGCTCGACGAGGGCGAGTCGATCGACGAGGTCCTCGGCGACGCCGCCGAGCTCCGGCACTGGGGGCTGCTCGGCGAGACGACCATGTTCGTCCATCCGGACGTGCGGGCCTTCGGCTACTCGCGGCTGTCGGCGGCCGAACGCGCCCAGACCTCCGCCGTGCTGCGCCGTCTGCGGGCCGGGCGGCGCGCCGTGCAGCCGCGGGCCAGGCTCACCGCCGACCGGTGGACCACCGAGGACCAGCTCGGGCACCGGGTCTACGCCGAGGCCATCGCCGCGTTCGTCCGCCATCCCGAGACGCGGCCGCCGCTCACGATCGGCGTCAAGGGGCCGTGGGGCACCGGCAAGACCTCCCTGATGCGGATGATCCAGGATCTGCTGGACCCCGGGGCCGCCGGGGACCGCCCCGCGGAGATCCATCTGCCCGGCTCCCGCCGGGACAGGGCCCTGACCAACGCGGAGGTGCTGGCCAGATCCCGGCAGCGGCCCCGGGAGAGCACGGGCCAGGCCGAGCCGGGCGCCCTTCCGGTACGGCGGGCGGACTGGCGGCCGACCGTCTGGTTCAACCCGTGGATGTACCAGAACGGCGAGCAGGTGTGGGCGGGGCTCGCCCACGAGATCATCGGCCAGGTCACCCGGCGGCTGCCCCTCGCGGAGCGGGAACGGTTCTGGCTGGAGCTCAACCTTGCCAGGATCGACCGGGAGGCCGTCCGCCGGCGTGCCTACCACCTGGCGATGACCCGGCTGGTCCCGCTGGCGCTGGGCCTGGTCGCCACCCTGGTGCTCACCGGAGCCTTTCTCACGGCCTCCGCGCTGCTGCCCGCGTTCGGGGCCCTCCTGCGGAACGCGGCCGCCGGGATCGGCTCGGCCGGTTCGGTGGCCGTGGTCGCGGCGGGCGCCGTACGGCTCGCGAGGTTCTTCCGGGAGTCGGCGGACACGGCCTTCCAGGGGCTGGTCCGCCAGCCCGACCTGCTGTCCCCCGGTGTGGCGGAGGGGCTCGCCGCCGAGGCCGTGACCACCCCCGGCTACGGTTCCAGGACCGGCTTCCTGCACCTGGTGCAGACCGACATGCGGCAGGTGCTCGATCTGATCGCCACCGAGGAACGGCCGCTGGTGGTGTTCGTCGACGACCTGGACCGGTGCTCGCCGGGGACGGTGGCGCAGGTCATCGAGGCGATCAACCTGTTCCTCGCCGGGGAGTTCCCCAACTGCGTGTTCGTGCTGGCCATGGAGCCGGAGGTGGTGGCCGCGCACGTGGAGGCCGCCTATCCGGAGCTGGTGGGGACGATGCCGGACGACGGGCGCTCCGGGCTGGGCTGGCGGTTCCTGGAGAAGATCGTGCAGTTGCCGCTGAGCGTGCCGCTGCTGGACGACGCCGACCGGCTGCCCGGCTTCGTGCGGGCGCTGCTGGGCATGCCCGGGATCGCCGGGCCCCGCGAGCCCGTGGAGTGCTGCCTGCCCGGCGGGGCCACGCCCCGGCGGCACGGCCGGCCGCCACGTGCGACGGGGCTCCGGTCAGGTGAGGCCAGCGCGCAGGCGCGCGAGAGCGGGCCGCCGCCGCGCGGGAGCGTGCCGGAACCACGGGGAGCCGTGCCGGAACCACGCGGGGCCGAGGACGAGGCCGTGCCGGGGTCGCGCGCGCCGGTCGACGTGCCGCTCGCCGTACCCAGGTCACGGCCGGTGGAACCGCCGGATCCGGCGCTGGTGAGCCGCCTGGAGGACGCGATCTGGGCACTGCGGCCGACGGCCGCGGACCTGGACGAGGCGGCGAGGCAGGCGCAGGAGATCCTGGGCATCGAGGCCCTGGACGCGATCGGCGGGCTGGCCTCGGCGACGCGTGAGGCGGCCGACCGGGTCTTCGACGACCTCTACAGCGACGAGAACGCCTACCGGGCGATCGAGTTCGTGCTCCCGGTCATGACCTTCTTCAACCCCCGCGAGATCAAGCGCTACGTGAACGTCTTCCGCTTCTACTCCTTCCTCGTCTACCGGCGCACCCTCGCCGGTGCGGCGCCCGCCTCCGACGGCGAGGTGGCCAAGCTCGCGGCGCTGACCATCCACTGGCCCCACCTGCTGTCGCCGCTGGTCAAGGAGGTCGACGGGGTGAGCGTGCTGCAACGGCTCGAACGCGCCGCGGACGACGACCGCGGCTGGGAGCGGACCGTCCGCGAGGCGGGCCTGGCCGGTCCGGAGACCCCGGGCGTCGCCCACCTGGACACCCTGCGCGACCTGCTCTCCTGCCCCCACCCCATCGCCGGGCTCGCCCGCCACCTCCTCTGA
- a CDS encoding alkaline phosphatase PhoX, which yields MLRRTLVRTGGVAAGAAFAGSLWQGAAHATPLRACGPYGPLGAPDADGVALPPGFTSRIVARTGRRVGGVLWHPAPDGGACFPDGDGWIYVSNSEIPLLGGATAIGFGPGGDVRGAYRILSGTNLNCAGGRTPWNTWLSCEEVLRGRVFECDPYGSRAAMPRLAMGRFKHEAAACDPDRQVVYLTEDEPDGCFYRFRPTHWGDLTSGRLDVLCASSETGAVTWQRVPNPAALLEATRHQVDAARHFDGGEGCHYADGVCFFTTKGDNRVWGYDAENERLEIVYDADTPLNGVDNITGTPGGDLYIAEDGGDMEINLITPDRVVTPFLRVAGHPRSEITGPAFSPDGSRLYFSSQRGARGDAAGTDGVTYEVSGPFRR from the coding sequence ATGCTTCGCCGTACGTTGGTGCGCACCGGAGGTGTGGCCGCCGGGGCGGCCTTCGCCGGGTCACTCTGGCAGGGGGCCGCGCACGCCACCCCGCTGCGCGCCTGCGGCCCCTATGGCCCGCTCGGCGCGCCCGACGCCGACGGGGTCGCGCTGCCCCCCGGGTTCACCAGCAGGATCGTCGCCCGCACCGGCCGCCGGGTCGGCGGGGTGCTCTGGCACCCCGCCCCGGACGGCGGCGCGTGCTTCCCGGACGGCGACGGCTGGATCTACGTGTCCAACTCCGAGATCCCGCTGCTCGGCGGTGCGACGGCGATCGGCTTCGGGCCCGGCGGGGACGTCCGCGGCGCCTACCGGATCCTGTCGGGCACCAACCTCAACTGCGCCGGCGGCCGCACCCCCTGGAACACCTGGCTGTCGTGCGAGGAGGTCCTGCGCGGGCGCGTCTTCGAGTGCGACCCGTACGGCTCGCGCGCCGCCATGCCGCGCCTGGCGATGGGCCGCTTCAAGCACGAGGCCGCCGCCTGCGACCCGGACCGGCAGGTCGTCTACCTGACCGAGGACGAGCCGGACGGCTGCTTCTACCGGTTCCGGCCGACCCACTGGGGCGACCTGACGTCGGGCCGGCTGGACGTGCTCTGCGCCTCCTCCGAGACCGGGGCGGTGACCTGGCAGCGGGTGCCCAACCCGGCCGCGCTGCTGGAGGCGACCCGTCACCAGGTCGACGCGGCCAGGCACTTCGACGGGGGAGAGGGCTGCCACTACGCCGACGGCGTCTGCTTCTTCACCACCAAGGGCGACAACCGCGTGTGGGGCTACGACGCGGAGAACGAGCGCCTGGAGATCGTCTACGATGCCGACACCCCGCTGAACGGTGTGGACAACATCACCGGCACCCCCGGCGGGGACCTGTACATCGCCGAGGACGGCGGCGACATGGAGATCAACCTGATCACCCCCGACCGGGTGGTCACCCCGTTCCTCCGCGTCGCCGGCCACCCCAGATCGGAGATCACCGGCCCCGCCTTCTCCCCGGACGGCAGCCGCCTCTACTTCTCCTCCCAGCGCGGCGCCCGTGGCGACGCCGCCGGGACCGACGGCGTCACCTACGAGGTCAGCGGCCCGTTCCGCCGCTGA
- a CDS encoding VIT domain-containing protein gives MITSIATLRPEECEPVPDAGLGALVTERGNLPLESVDVTAAVSGLIAGVEVVQGFRNPHDVALEATYVFPLPDRAAVTAFKMEADGRVIEGVLKERGQARADYDRALAEGRRAAIAEEDRPDVFTIRVGNIVPGERVTVHLTLNQPLPYEDGAATFRFPLVVAPRYIPGTLLDGEQAGDGWAPDTEAVPDASRITPPVLLPGFPDPVRLSLAVAVDPAGLELREVRSSLHVVREEGDTVRLQPGERLDRDFILRLSFDASTSLALVPDADDGDEGTFALTVVPDPAPATANAKDVVLVLDRSGSMTGWKMVAARRAAARIVDTLTGGDRFAVLSFDGVVEQPEGLGEGLSEASDRNRYRAVEHLARLEARGGTEMLAPLEQAVALLSESGRDRVLVLVTDGQVGNEDQILERIGARLAGVRVHTVGIDRAVNAGFLGRLAGLGSGRCELVESEDRLDEAMEHIHRRIGAPLVTDLSLKADGLDLVPGTVSHLGSIYAGVPLTVLGRYRGASGGALAVHGLDSTGQPWERRVAGARVDGRAMRPIWARARLRALEDRYAAGDHSLEEEIVGVSLRYGVLCRFTAFVAIDSRVVAEGGPGHHVIQPVELPGGWESPVAAAPMMMLSAMAQPPAGAPMAPPGLAAPGAAPKFAASGMGGAPREMAADSLAPRGAMMSPRPAPAAAVPPRELPRAELTEELRRLRAAESLGPADRLRHLQDLGSRLAALAVYLGGHAELEALARDLQTSGDVDALWRRAVEGLEALSRSGGRRPFWKK, from the coding sequence ATGATTACCTCGATCGCAACGCTACGACCGGAGGAGTGCGAGCCGGTCCCGGACGCGGGGCTGGGAGCCCTCGTCACCGAGCGCGGCAACCTGCCGCTGGAGAGCGTGGACGTCACCGCCGCCGTGTCCGGCCTGATCGCCGGGGTGGAGGTGGTCCAGGGCTTCCGCAACCCGCACGACGTGGCGCTTGAGGCGACCTACGTCTTCCCGCTGCCCGACCGGGCCGCCGTGACCGCCTTCAAAATGGAGGCCGACGGACGGGTCATCGAGGGGGTCCTCAAGGAGCGCGGCCAGGCCAGGGCCGACTACGACCGGGCGCTCGCCGAGGGCAGGCGGGCCGCGATCGCCGAGGAGGACCGGCCCGACGTCTTCACCATCAGGGTCGGCAACATCGTGCCGGGCGAGCGGGTCACCGTGCACCTCACGCTCAACCAGCCGCTCCCCTACGAGGACGGCGCGGCGACCTTCCGCTTCCCGCTGGTCGTCGCCCCCCGCTACATCCCCGGCACCCTGCTCGACGGCGAGCAGGCCGGCGACGGCTGGGCTCCGGACACCGAGGCGGTCCCGGACGCCTCCCGGATCACTCCCCCGGTGCTGCTGCCCGGCTTCCCCGACCCGGTACGGCTCTCGCTCGCGGTCGCCGTCGACCCGGCAGGGCTGGAGCTGCGCGAGGTCCGTTCCAGCCTGCACGTGGTCCGGGAGGAGGGGGACACGGTCCGCCTCCAGCCGGGTGAGCGGCTGGACCGCGACTTCATCCTGCGCCTGTCCTTCGACGCCTCCACCTCGCTGGCGCTGGTCCCCGACGCGGACGACGGCGACGAGGGCACGTTCGCGCTGACCGTCGTCCCCGACCCGGCGCCGGCCACCGCCAACGCCAAGGACGTCGTGCTGGTGCTGGACCGTTCGGGCAGCATGACCGGCTGGAAGATGGTCGCCGCCCGGCGTGCCGCCGCGAGGATCGTCGACACGCTCACCGGAGGCGACCGGTTCGCGGTGCTCTCCTTCGACGGCGTGGTGGAACAGCCCGAGGGGCTCGGCGAGGGGCTCTCCGAGGCGTCCGACCGCAACCGCTACCGGGCGGTGGAGCACCTGGCCCGGCTGGAGGCGCGTGGCGGCACCGAGATGCTGGCCCCGCTGGAGCAGGCCGTCGCGCTGCTCTCCGAGTCCGGCAGGGACCGGGTCCTGGTGCTCGTCACCGACGGGCAGGTCGGCAACGAGGACCAGATCCTGGAGCGGATCGGCGCCCGGCTGGCCGGGGTGCGGGTGCACACGGTCGGCATCGACCGGGCGGTCAACGCCGGGTTCCTCGGCAGGCTGGCCGGCCTGGGCTCGGGCCGGTGCGAGCTGGTGGAGTCGGAGGACCGCCTGGACGAGGCGATGGAGCACATCCACCGCAGGATCGGCGCCCCCCTGGTCACCGACCTGTCCCTCAAGGCCGACGGGCTCGACCTGGTCCCCGGCACGGTCAGCCATCTCGGCTCGATCTACGCGGGCGTGCCGCTCACCGTCCTGGGACGGTACCGGGGGGCCTCCGGCGGGGCGCTGGCCGTACACGGCCTGGACTCCACCGGGCAGCCGTGGGAGCGGCGGGTCGCCGGGGCGCGCGTGGACGGCCGCGCGATGCGCCCGATCTGGGCGCGGGCCCGGCTGCGCGCCCTGGAGGACCGCTACGCCGCCGGTGACCACTCGCTGGAGGAGGAGATCGTCGGCGTCTCGCTCAGGTACGGCGTGCTCTGCCGGTTCACCGCGTTCGTCGCGATCGACAGCAGGGTGGTCGCCGAGGGCGGGCCGGGACATCACGTCATCCAGCCGGTGGAGCTGCCCGGCGGCTGGGAGAGCCCGGTCGCGGCGGCGCCGATGATGATGCTGTCCGCGATGGCCCAGCCGCCGGCGGGCGCGCCCATGGCCCCCCCGGGGCTCGCGGCCCCCGGCGCGGCGCCGAAGTTCGCGGCCAGCGGGATGGGCGGCGCGCCGAGGGAGATGGCGGCCGACAGCCTCGCCCCGCGTGGCGCGATGATGTCGCCCCGCCCCGCGCCGGCGGCGGCCGTACCGCCGAGGGAGCTGCCCCGGGCCGAGCTCACCGAGGAGCTGAGGCGGCTGCGCGCCGCCGAGTCCCTCGGCCCCGCCGACCGGCTGCGCCACCTTCAGGACCTGGGCAGCCGGCTCGCGGCCCTGGCCGTCTACCTGGGCGGTCACGCGGAGCTTGAGGCCCTGGCCAGGGACCTGCAGACGAGTGGCGACGTGGACGCGCTGTGGCGCCGGGCCGTCGAGGGGCTGGAGGCACTGAGCCGGTCCGGGGGGCGTCGCCCGTTCTGGAAGAAGTGA
- the mmuM gene encoding homocysteine S-methyltransferase encodes MVILDGGLATHLEALGADLRDELWSAKLLLENPSVIRQAHLDYFTAGAEVATTASYQASIPAFVRRGLSAREAEELIVLSVRLAAEARDSHGTGTVAASVGPYGAYLANGAEYTGDYDLDEDGLADWHRDRWHILAGSGADLLACETIPSYAEARALGRLLAETPGTRAWVSFSCRDGEHISDGTPLKDAAALFAGNPQVIAVGVNCTAPRHITSLIGRIEGKPVMVYPNSGETWDAANRRWLGLADPAEFGAAAAGWHAAGSAFVGGCCRTTPEHIRQIGEHLKAG; translated from the coding sequence ATGGTAATTCTGGACGGCGGACTGGCCACCCATCTGGAGGCGCTCGGCGCCGACCTGCGGGACGAGCTCTGGTCGGCGAAACTCCTGCTGGAGAACCCTTCGGTGATCAGGCAGGCGCATCTCGACTACTTCACCGCCGGGGCCGAGGTGGCGACCACGGCGAGTTACCAGGCGAGCATCCCGGCGTTCGTGCGGCGGGGCCTGAGCGCGCGCGAGGCCGAGGAGCTGATCGTGCTGTCGGTGCGCCTGGCCGCGGAGGCCCGGGACTCCCACGGCACGGGCACGGTGGCCGCGAGCGTCGGGCCGTACGGGGCCTACCTGGCCAACGGCGCCGAGTACACCGGCGACTACGACCTCGACGAGGACGGCCTGGCCGACTGGCACCGGGACCGCTGGCACATCCTGGCCGGCAGCGGGGCCGACCTGCTGGCCTGCGAGACCATCCCGTCCTACGCCGAGGCCAGGGCGCTGGGCCGGCTGCTCGCCGAGACCCCCGGGACCCGGGCGTGGGTGAGCTTCTCCTGCCGCGACGGCGAGCACATCAGCGACGGCACCCCGCTCAAGGACGCCGCCGCCCTGTTCGCCGGCAACCCGCAGGTGATCGCCGTCGGCGTCAACTGCACGGCTCCGCGCCACATCACCAGCCTCATCGGCCGGATCGAGGGCAAGCCGGTGATGGTCTATCCGAACTCCGGCGAGACCTGGGACGCCGCGAACCGCCGCTGGCTCGGGCTGGCCGATCCGGCCGAGTTCGGCGCGGCGGCGGCCGGGTGGCACGCCGCAGGCTCCGCCTTCGTCGGCGGCTGCTGCCGTACCACCCCCGAGCACATCCGCCAGATCGGCGAGCACCTTAAGGCCGGCTGA
- a CDS encoding Dps family protein, protein MSAITSPLKPEDKKVVSVALQGALVDLLDLSLLGKQAHWNVIGHNFRSLHLQLDKIVSAARKHADTVAERAVAIGSNPDGRASTLASTTEVPQLETGYINDGKVVAAMTDILGSIIRRMRERITATDEPDPVTQDILIEITQDLEKHHWMIEAQR, encoded by the coding sequence ATGTCCGCGATCACCAGTCCGCTCAAGCCCGAAGACAAGAAGGTCGTCTCCGTCGCCCTCCAGGGCGCGCTCGTCGACCTGCTCGACCTGTCGCTCCTGGGCAAGCAGGCCCACTGGAACGTGATCGGCCACAACTTCCGCTCGCTGCACCTGCAGCTCGACAAGATCGTCTCAGCGGCCAGGAAGCACGCGGACACCGTCGCCGAGCGCGCGGTGGCCATCGGATCCAACCCCGATGGCCGGGCCTCCACGCTCGCGAGCACGACAGAGGTGCCGCAGCTGGAGACGGGTTACATCAACGATGGCAAGGTCGTCGCCGCCATGACGGACATCCTCGGATCCATCATCCGCCGGATGCGCGAGCGCATCACCGCCACCGACGAGCCCGACCCGGTGACCCAGGACATCCTCATCGAGATCACGCAGGACCTGGAGAAGCACCACTGGATGATCGAGGCCCAGCGCTAG
- a CDS encoding DUF885 domain-containing protein yields MTSPIFALCDEYVTRSAALDPVGAGMIGIDVEFAPATDYGPDGIAARAALISDTLGRLASLPPRGEADVRAAAHLRERLEAELAWHEIGEPFRAVQAPFGLITDLRDSVDLLPHGTDDEWRDVAARLAAVPEMLDGWRASLEAGLAQGMPAARRQALELAVQTALFASDGTHRALVTSYGDGPLRSELERGAEAAHAGYAEATRYLREEYAPRAAQEDAVGAERYAVGARLNLGADIDLVDAYQWGWAELGRIGAELAAEAQRVRPGASVEEATAILNETQYVDSVDAYRGWLQERHDQAVEQLHGTHFDIAEPLRRVDVTLALGSTSGAAYYTSPSEDLSRPGRTWWPVGGDRGRFETWNELTTVFHEGVPGHHLQLGATRVAGDSLSRFGRNSWVSGHGEGWALYAERLADELGWFTEPGTRLGMLGASALRAARVVIDIGVHLDLPLPDGSKWTFDKACEVLRDQGRCEPHRVHAEVVRYFGWPGQAPSYKLGERAWLAAREEARQRLGAAFDLRRWHTAALELGPVGLSGLAEALRRIG; encoded by the coding sequence ATGACCAGCCCGATCTTCGCCCTTTGCGATGAATATGTCACCCGTTCGGCGGCACTCGACCCGGTCGGCGCCGGGATGATCGGCATCGACGTCGAATTCGCCCCGGCCACCGACTACGGCCCGGACGGCATCGCCGCCCGGGCCGCCCTGATCAGCGACACGCTGGGCAGGCTCGCCTCCCTGCCGCCGCGGGGGGAGGCGGACGTGCGGGCCGCCGCGCACCTGCGGGAGCGCCTTGAGGCCGAGCTCGCCTGGCACGAGATCGGCGAGCCGTTCCGCGCGGTGCAGGCGCCGTTCGGGCTGATCACCGACCTGCGCGACAGCGTGGACCTGCTGCCGCACGGCACCGACGACGAGTGGCGGGACGTGGCGGCCCGGCTGGCCGCCGTTCCGGAGATGCTGGACGGCTGGCGGGCGAGCCTGGAGGCCGGTCTCGCCCAGGGCATGCCGGCGGCCCGCCGCCAGGCGCTGGAACTGGCCGTGCAGACCGCTCTCTTCGCGAGCGACGGCACCCACCGGGCTCTCGTGACGAGCTACGGCGACGGCCCGCTCCGGTCCGAGTTGGAGCGGGGCGCCGAGGCGGCGCACGCCGGATACGCCGAGGCCACCCGCTACCTGCGGGAGGAGTACGCCCCCCGGGCGGCCCAGGAGGACGCGGTCGGCGCCGAGCGCTACGCGGTGGGCGCCCGGCTCAACCTGGGCGCCGACATCGACCTGGTGGACGCCTACCAGTGGGGCTGGGCCGAGCTGGGCCGCATCGGGGCCGAGCTGGCCGCCGAGGCGCAGCGGGTACGGCCGGGCGCCTCGGTGGAGGAGGCGACCGCGATCCTCAACGAGACGCAGTACGTCGACAGCGTGGACGCCTACCGGGGCTGGCTGCAGGAGCGTCACGACCAGGCGGTCGAGCAGTTGCACGGCACCCACTTCGACATCGCCGAGCCGCTGCGCCGGGTGGACGTCACGCTGGCCCTGGGCTCGACCTCGGGCGCGGCCTACTACACCTCGCCGAGTGAGGACCTGTCGCGGCCGGGCCGCACGTGGTGGCCGGTGGGCGGCGACCGGGGGCGGTTCGAGACCTGGAACGAGCTGACCACCGTCTTCCACGAGGGCGTGCCCGGCCACCACCTCCAGCTCGGGGCCACCCGCGTGGCCGGGGACAGCCTGTCGCGCTTCGGCAGGAACTCCTGGGTGAGCGGGCACGGCGAGGGCTGGGCGCTGTACGCCGAGCGGCTGGCCGACGAGCTGGGCTGGTTCACCGAGCCGGGCACCCGGCTGGGCATGCTCGGCGCGTCGGCGCTGCGGGCCGCCCGGGTGGTCATCGACATCGGCGTCCACCTGGACCTGCCGCTGCCCGACGGCTCGAAGTGGACCTTCGACAAGGCGTGCGAGGTGCTGCGCGACCAGGGCCGCTGCGAGCCGCACCGGGTCCACGCCGAGGTGGTCCGCTACTTCGGCTGGCCGGGCCAGGCCCCCTCCTACAAGCTGGGCGAGCGCGCCTGGCTGGCCGCCCGCGAGGAGGCCCGGCAGCGCCTGGGCGCGGCCTTCGACCTGCGGCGCTGGCACACCGCGGCCCTGGAGCTCGGCCCGGTGGGCCTGTCCGGCCTGGCCGAGGCCCTGCGCCGGATCGGCTGA